The Manihot esculenta cultivar AM560-2 chromosome 1, M.esculenta_v8, whole genome shotgun sequence genome has a window encoding:
- the LOC122721700 gene encoding receptor-like protein EIX2 → MGTSTANVVEILALLILLQSVSSFCNGDNFNGSCIKTEREALVKFKSSLLDNSNSLPSWVGDDCCGWLGVTCDDITGHVVKLVLCRASIMGNISLHLGNLSNLQYLDLSWNADLSSKPLLAIHSLHFPSSLKYLNLSYVLLDKCDNWLQSINMLPSLLELELWSCELSITGDVSHVNFTSLEVLKLGLNNFHSTIPSWLYNITKLQNLDLDSSAFRGSLSTDISNLNSLASLNVGFNSLEGNIPNTLNRLCNLIELHLGYNKFSGEISGTFGNSSGCIKNSLENLYLLNNSFSRSIPDNLGQFKRLKVLYLSENSFWGSIPVSIGQLYNLERLGFSQNSLHGEVSELHLLNLRSLIELNMGRNSLVFDIDPEWIPPFQLDSIDLSSCEVGPSFPQWLKTQKSIRFLQMSNASISGNIPDWFENISSNIVGLDLSYNQLFGTLPTFRKLNTPYANELIILLKSNQFDGFLTCSHFDATVLDISNNLLHGQIPQNISEIMPSLRHLSLSNNYLNGTVPATLCRIDSLEILDLSNNHLSGRIPSCWGNLTSLTVIDFSSNMLSGDVPMSLGSQEWLVSLHLQNNTLQGKIPTSLRNLESLETLDLSMNSFDGFIPWWIGESLSSLKVLSVHSNKFEGEIPLQLCYLASLRILNLANNVMTGTIPNCFGNFTAIAMHEQKGHWDYYSNVGPYVGFVRGYGENVQVYVKGIELEYTSTLRFLYSIDLSGNNFVGEIPQELMNLSGLQNLNLSANKLFGHIPWNIGKLSSLESLDLSENELSGSIPSSISDLNFLSHLNLSFNHLSGRIPKGNQLQTLDDKSIYIGNDGLCGPPLNNCSNDADELPKGHEKGGTTRKDDSEMVWFYSGMGMGFAAGFVGVCSILYFNDSWRCAWFGLVDRVYNKLWVTIAIKANQVKRKFLRNKLEGNA, encoded by the coding sequence ATGGGAACATCAACTGCCAATGTTGTTGAGATTCTTGCCTTGCTCATTCTACTTCAAAGCGTTTCCTCCTTCTGCAATGGAGATAATTTCAATGGAAGTTGTATCAAGACTGAAAGAGAAGCTCTTGTGAAGTTCAAGTCAAGCCTCCTCGACAATTCAAACTCGTTGCCTTCATGGGTGGGAGATGACTGCTGCGGATGGCTCGGAGTCACTTGCGATGACATAACCGGTCATGTAGTTAAGCTCGTTCTTTGTCGGGCGTCCATCATGGGAAACATTTCCCTTCATCTTGGAAATCTTTCAAACTTGCAGTATCTTGATCTCAGTTGGAATGCAGATCTCAGTTCGAAGCCTTTATTGGCAATCCACAGCCTCCATTTTCCATCTTCTTTGAAATACTTGAACTTGTCGTATGTGCTCCTGGACAAGTGTGACAATTGGTTGCAGTCAATAAACATGCTTCCTTCTTTACTAGAATTAGAATTGTGGAGTTGTGAGCTTTCCATCACTGGTGATGTTTCACATGTCAATTTTACATCTCTTGAGGTTCTCAAACTTGGATTGAACAACTTCCATTCCACAATCCCTAGCTGGCTATATAATAttaccaaacttcaaaatcttgatCTGGATTCTAGTGCTTTCCGAGGGTCTCTTTCAACTGATATCAGTAATCTTAATTCTCTTGCTTCCCTTAATGTGGGTTTTAATTCTTTGGAAGGCAACATACCCAACACGTTGAACAGGCTTTGCAATTTGATTGAGCTACACTTGGGTTACAACAAGTTCAGCGGGGAGATTTCTGGAACTTTTGGCAACTCATCCGGTTGCATCAAGAACAGTTTAGAGAATCTGTATCTTTTAAACAATTCCTTTTCTCGTAGTATTCCAGATAATTTGGGACAATTTAAACGCCTGAAAGTTCTTTATCTTTCTGAAAACTCTTTCTGGGGTTCAATCCCTGTATCCATTGGACAGCTTTACAACCTTGAAAGACTAGGTTTCAGTCAGAATTCATTGCATGGGGAGGTTTCTGAACTTCACTTGTTAAACCTCAGAAGCTTGATTGAGTTGAATATGGGTCGGAATTCTTTAGTTTTTGATATAGATCCCGAATGGATACCTCCTTTTCAACTTGACTCGATTGATTTATCATCTTGTGAAGTAGGGCCTTCGTTTCCACAGTGGCTCAAAACACAAAAGAGCATTAGATTTTTACAAatgtctaatgcaagcatctcaGGTAACATCCCTGACTGGTTTGAAAATATTTCTTCCAATATTGTAGGATTGGATTTATCTTATAATCAGTTGTTTGGGACATTGCCAACTTTCAGAAAACTGAACACACCTTATGCTAACGAATTGATCATATTGTTGAAATCTAACCAGTTTGATGGTTTTTTAACCTGTTCTCATTTTGATGCAACCGTATTGGATATCTCCAATAACTTGCTCCACGGCCAGATTCCCCAGAATATCAGTGAAATAATGCCAAGTCTGCGACACTTATCCCTCTCCAACAACTACTTGAATGGTACCGTTCCAGCTACTTTATGCAGGATTGACTCTTTAGAAATTCTTGATCTGTCGAATAATCATCTATCAGGAAGAATACCTTCATGTTGGGGAAATTTGACAAGTTTAACTGTGATTGATTTTTCAAGTAATATGCTGAGTGGTGATGTTCCAATGTCCTTGGGTTCTCAAGAGTGGCTTGTTTCCCTGCATCTGCAAAACAATACTCTGCAAGGAAAGATCCCAACGTCATTAAGGAATCTAGAATCCTTGGAGACTCTTGATCTTAGCATGAATTCTTTTGATGGTTTTATTCCTTGGTGGATAGGTGAGAGCCTATCTTCTCTGAAAGTACTGAGTGTTCACTCCAATAAATTTGAAGGTGAGATTCCTCTGCAGCTTTGCTACCTTGCTTCTCTTCGCATATTGAACTTGGCAAATAACGTGATGACAGGAACCATACCTAATTGTTTTGGCAATTTCACTGCAATTGCTATGCATGAGCAGAAGGGGCATTGGGACTATTACTCTAATGTTGGACCCTATGTGGGTTTTGTAAGAGGCTATGGTGAGAATGTGCAGGTTTATGTCAAAGGAATAGAGCTTGAATATACTAGCACACTTCGATTTCTGTATTCCATTGACCTTTCAGGAAATAACTTTGTTGGAGAAATTCCCCAGGAGTTGATGAATCTTTCAGGTCTACAGAACCTGAATCTATCTGCAAACAAATTGTTTGGACATATCCCTTGGAACATTGGCAAGTTAAGCTCACTAGAATCACTTGACTTGTCTGAAAATGAACTTTCTGGCTCTATTCCATCCAGTATTTCTGATTTGAACTTTTTAAGTCACTTGAATTTGTCATTCAATCACTTATCTGGACGAATTCCAAAGGGAAACCAACTTCAGACTTTGGATGATAAATCCATCTACATCGGCAACGATGGACTTTGTGGACCTCCATTGAATAACTGTTCAAATGATGCAGATGAATTGCCTAAAGGTCATGAGAAAGGTGGCACTACGAGGAAAGATGACTCTGAAATGGTTTGGTTCTACAGTGGTATGGGAATGGGATTTGCGGCTGGATTTGTTGGGGTTTGTAGTATCTTGTACTTCAACGACTCATGGAGGTGTGCTTGGTTTGGGTTAGTTGACAGAGTCTATAACAAGCTTTGGGTAACAATTGCAATTAAGGCAAATCAAGTGAAGAGAAAGTTTCTCAGAAATAAATTAGAAGGAAATGCATGA